A genomic window from Streptomyces sp. NBC_00234 includes:
- a CDS encoding dipeptidase — protein sequence MTARPIPETVASLMPRAKTELAELVAFRSVADPAQFPKSECEGAARWVADALRAEDFQDVALLDTPDGTQSVYGSLPGPAGAPTVLLYAHYDVQPPLDESAWLSPPFELTERDGRWFGRGAADCKGGFIMHLLALRALKANGGVPVSVKVIVEGSEEQGTGGLERYAEAHPELLVADTIVIGDTGNFRVGLPTVTATLRGMTMLRVTLDTLEGNLHSGQFGGAAPDALAAMIQLLASLRAADGTTTVDGLTSDTTWEGLQYPEGEFRKDAKVLDGVELIGTGTVADRIWARPAVTVIGIDCPPVVGATPSVQASARAQISLRVPPGHDAAEATKLLTAHLESHAPWGARVAVEQVGQGQPFRADITSPAYTSMADAMRVAYPGEEMQSSGMGGSIPLCNTLAGLYPEAEILLIGLSEPEAQIHAVNESVSPEELERLSVTEALFLQNYADSKRA from the coding sequence ATGACCGCCCGTCCGATTCCCGAGACCGTCGCTTCGCTGATGCCCCGCGCCAAGACGGAGCTGGCCGAGCTGGTGGCGTTCCGGTCGGTGGCGGATCCCGCGCAGTTCCCGAAGAGCGAGTGCGAGGGGGCCGCCCGCTGGGTCGCCGACGCACTGCGCGCCGAGGACTTCCAGGACGTCGCCCTGCTCGACACGCCTGACGGCACCCAGTCGGTCTACGGATCCCTGCCCGGCCCCGCCGGTGCCCCGACCGTGCTGCTCTACGCGCACTACGACGTACAGCCGCCGCTCGACGAGTCGGCCTGGCTCTCCCCGCCCTTCGAGCTGACCGAGCGCGACGGCCGGTGGTTCGGCCGCGGTGCCGCCGACTGCAAGGGCGGCTTCATCATGCATCTGCTCGCGCTGCGCGCCCTCAAGGCGAACGGCGGCGTCCCGGTCTCCGTCAAGGTGATCGTGGAGGGCTCGGAGGAGCAGGGCACCGGCGGTCTGGAGCGGTACGCGGAGGCGCACCCCGAGCTGCTCGTCGCCGACACGATCGTCATCGGTGACACCGGGAACTTCCGGGTCGGCCTGCCCACGGTCACCGCGACGCTGCGCGGTATGACGATGCTGCGGGTGACGCTCGACACCCTCGAAGGGAACCTGCACTCGGGGCAGTTCGGCGGCGCGGCCCCCGATGCGCTGGCCGCGATGATCCAGCTGCTGGCGTCGCTGCGCGCGGCGGACGGCACGACCACGGTCGACGGCCTCACCTCGGACACGACGTGGGAAGGGCTGCAGTACCCGGAGGGCGAGTTCCGCAAGGACGCGAAGGTCCTCGACGGTGTGGAGCTGATCGGTACGGGCACGGTCGCGGACCGCATCTGGGCGCGGCCGGCCGTCACCGTCATCGGTATCGACTGCCCGCCGGTCGTGGGAGCCACGCCGTCGGTCCAGGCGAGCGCGCGGGCCCAGATCAGCCTGCGGGTTCCGCCGGGCCACGACGCCGCCGAGGCGACGAAGCTGCTGACCGCGCACCTGGAGTCGCACGCCCCGTGGGGTGCGCGGGTCGCCGTGGAGCAGGTCGGCCAGGGCCAGCCGTTCCGCGCGGACATCACCAGCCCCGCGTACACGTCGATGGCGGACGCCATGCGGGTGGCGTACCCGGGCGAGGAGATGCAGTCCTCCGGCATGGGCGGCTCGATCCCGCTGTGCAACACCCTCGCGGGCCTGTACCCGGAGGCGGAGATCCTGCTGATCGGTCTGAGCGAGCCCGAGGCGCAGATCCACGCGGTGAACGAGAGCGTGTCGCCCGAGGAACTGGAGCGGCTCTCGGTCACCGAGGCGCTGTTCCTGCAGAACTACGCGGACTCCAAGAGGGCCTGA
- a CDS encoding MBL fold metallo-hydrolase, with the protein MELVEVLPQLHMFRFRIGQAYLWRDGADLTLIDAGDINAASAIENAVRGLGLDPAGISRIVVTHGHRDHYGAAQELADRYGADILAHGLDAPSIRGEEPVPDPVLLDWERPLYANGLTVPPAPPTRVDHEVADGDELPFGGGARIVHAPGHTPGSIGIHLPYYDVLFTGDSVAGVDQAMLGVFNTDPAQAQDSFRRLAALAPSVACFGHGDPLTADAPAILRAAADRDPAG; encoded by the coding sequence ATGGAACTCGTCGAGGTGCTCCCTCAGCTGCACATGTTCCGCTTCCGGATCGGCCAGGCGTATCTCTGGCGGGACGGCGCGGACCTGACCCTGATCGACGCGGGCGACATCAACGCGGCGTCCGCCATCGAGAACGCCGTGCGCGGTCTCGGCCTGGACCCCGCGGGGATCAGCCGGATCGTCGTCACCCACGGTCACCGCGACCACTACGGTGCCGCCCAGGAACTCGCCGACCGGTACGGCGCCGACATCCTGGCCCACGGCCTCGACGCCCCGTCGATCCGGGGCGAGGAGCCGGTGCCCGATCCCGTACTCCTCGACTGGGAACGCCCGTTGTACGCGAACGGGCTGACCGTCCCCCCGGCTCCGCCGACCCGGGTCGACCACGAGGTGGCGGACGGCGACGAGCTGCCGTTCGGCGGGGGCGCCCGGATCGTCCACGCCCCCGGCCACACCCCTGGCTCCATCGGCATCCATCTGCCGTACTACGACGTGCTGTTCACGGGCGACTCCGTGGCCGGCGTCGACCAGGCGATGCTGGGCGTGTTCAACACCGACCCCGCTCAGGCCCAGGACTCGTTCCGGCGACTGGCCGCGCTGGCCCCGTCCGTCGCCTGTTTCGGCCACGGCGACCCGCTCACCGCCGACGCGCCGGCGATCCTGCGGGCAGCCGCCGACCGGGACCCGGCAGGGTGA
- a CDS encoding NUDIX hydrolase, whose amino-acid sequence MIVWINGAFGAGKTSAACELIDLLPNSTVYDPELTGAGLSHLLPQKRLAEVTDFQDLPIWRRMVVDTAAALLAELPGVLVVPMTLLRQEYRDEIFGGLAARRIPVRHVLLSPEETILRERISGREEFADRPEPGGRIQDWALDHIEPYRAALGWITADAHTIDTSTLTPHETAERIAEAVRTGAARECGIVQTPEPTAETVAAGVLFFDEQDRVLLVDPTYKPGWEFPGGVVEAGEAPAQAGIREVAEEIGLRLDTVPKLLVIDWESPRPPGYGGLRFLFDGGLLRREVADQLVLPGAELRGWRFVTEEEAASMLPPTRYERLRWALRARERSSVLNLEAGVPVG is encoded by the coding sequence ATGATCGTCTGGATCAACGGTGCGTTCGGTGCGGGCAAGACGAGCGCCGCGTGCGAACTGATCGATCTGCTCCCGAACAGCACTGTGTACGATCCCGAACTGACCGGTGCGGGACTGAGTCACCTGCTGCCGCAGAAGAGGCTCGCCGAGGTCACCGACTTCCAGGACCTGCCGATCTGGCGGCGCATGGTGGTGGACACGGCAGCCGCGCTCCTCGCCGAGCTGCCCGGGGTGCTCGTCGTGCCGATGACCCTGCTCCGCCAGGAGTACCGCGACGAGATCTTCGGAGGACTCGCCGCCCGGCGGATACCCGTGCGTCATGTGCTCCTCTCGCCGGAGGAAACGATCCTGCGTGAACGGATCTCCGGCCGGGAGGAGTTCGCCGACCGTCCTGAGCCCGGCGGACGCATCCAGGACTGGGCCCTGGACCACATCGAGCCCTACCGGGCGGCCCTCGGCTGGATCACCGCCGACGCCCACACGATCGACACCAGCACCCTCACCCCGCACGAGACGGCCGAGCGCATCGCCGAGGCCGTACGCACCGGGGCGGCCAGGGAGTGCGGCATCGTCCAGACGCCGGAGCCGACCGCGGAGACCGTCGCCGCCGGAGTCCTGTTCTTCGACGAGCAGGACCGGGTCCTGCTCGTCGACCCCACGTACAAACCCGGCTGGGAATTCCCCGGCGGCGTCGTGGAGGCGGGCGAGGCTCCCGCGCAGGCCGGAATCCGGGAGGTCGCCGAAGAGATCGGGCTGCGCCTCGACACGGTGCCGAAGCTTCTGGTCATCGACTGGGAGTCGCCGCGACCGCCCGGCTACGGCGGGTTGCGCTTCCTCTTCGACGGCGGCCTGCTGCGCCGCGAGGTTGCCGATCAACTAGTGCTGCCAGGGGCCGAGTTGCGCGGATGGCGGTTCGTCACCGAGGAGGAGGCGGCGTCCATGCTGCCGCCCACGCGCTACGAACGCCTGCGGTGGGCGCTGCGGGCCCGCGAGCGCTCTTCGGTGCTCAATCTGGAGGCCGGGGTGCCGGTGGGGTGA
- a CDS encoding Tn3 family transposase, whose amino-acid sequence MAVSVREGTISSSPLLKRGVIADNDPIEQEKAMKFNALLTNAVLFHSALDIAEIVRQLLEEGWEIDPEDLAHISPYLTEHINRFGEYSTHELGIQPEAYDPKLDVDFTPLREQDLTPAGLGQAA is encoded by the coding sequence GTGGCCGTCTCCGTACGCGAGGGCACCATCTCCTCCTCCCCACTGCTCAAGCGCGGCGTCATCGCCGACAACGACCCCATCGAGCAGGAGAAGGCGATGAAGTTCAACGCGCTGCTCACGAACGCCGTGCTCTTCCACAGCGCCCTGGACATCGCGGAGATCGTGCGGCAGCTGCTGGAGGAGGGATGGGAGATCGACCCGGAAGACCTGGCGCACATCTCGCCGTACCTGACCGAACACATCAACCGGTTCGGCGAGTACAGCACCCACGAACTCGGCATCCAGCCCGAGGCGTACGACCCGAAACTCGACGTCGACTTCACCCCGCTGCGCGAGCAGGACCTGACCCCCGCCGGCCTCGGCCAGGCCGCCTGA
- a CDS encoding dienelactone hydrolase family protein: MRTITTRTVEYPADGLTMIGHLALPAGVDRRPAVLLGPEGMGLSDVERRRADALAELGYVALAFDLHGGRYLGDPEEMLARCLPLLADPDRMRGIGHAALDVLRTEPRTDPDRIAAVGYGTGGAVGLELGRGGVSLRAIGTVNGLTTGRPGEAARIRCPVWAGVGSEDPIMPPAQRNAFTAEMQAAGIDWRLAVYGGALHAFHHPPVDHPTVPGVGYHPQHAQRAWRDVVDLLAECLPVTEDLGHVPGKHAGAGH; this comes from the coding sequence ATGAGGACGATTACGACGCGTACGGTCGAGTATCCGGCCGACGGTTTGACGATGATCGGGCACCTCGCGCTCCCGGCCGGCGTCGACCGCCGGCCCGCGGTGCTGCTCGGACCAGAGGGCATGGGGCTCAGCGACGTCGAGCGCCGCCGGGCCGATGCTCTCGCCGAACTGGGATATGTAGCGCTGGCCTTCGACCTTCACGGCGGGCGCTATTTGGGCGACCCCGAGGAGATGCTGGCCCGTTGCCTGCCGCTGCTCGCTGATCCGGACCGGATGCGGGGCATCGGCCATGCGGCGCTCGACGTGTTGCGCACCGAACCGCGGACCGACCCCGACCGGATCGCCGCCGTCGGCTACGGCACCGGGGGCGCCGTCGGGCTGGAACTCGGGCGCGGCGGCGTCAGCCTGCGCGCGATCGGGACAGTCAACGGACTGACCACGGGCCGACCGGGCGAGGCGGCGCGCATTCGCTGCCCGGTGTGGGCCGGGGTCGGGTCGGAAGACCCGATCATGCCGCCCGCGCAACGGAACGCGTTCACCGCTGAGATGCAGGCCGCGGGCATCGACTGGCGCCTCGCGGTCTACGGTGGCGCCTTGCACGCCTTCCACCACCCGCCGGTCGATCACCCCACGGTCCCCGGCGTCGGCTACCACCCACAGCACGCGCAGCGAGCCTGGCGCGACGTCGTCGACCTGCTCGCCGAGTGCCTGCCCGTGACGGAGGATCTGGGGCATGTCCCAGGTAAGCATGCTGGCGCCGGGCACTGA
- a CDS encoding helix-turn-helix domain-containing protein, with the protein MLSDVLGLSTAESETYRALISVASATPAELAESVGREARQVVCILGVLEDRRLATRSLGDPTRFVASPPAAALQALLRQRQNELKRAELELDSLDKIYRSAALGRGVGDVIDVIHGTEAIRERVGQIQLGARKEVMNFVKAPVFVVGNRTDGAVIARGVRYRVVLERPVPENAMLNEGVPSFDEIARARAAGEEVRFAETVPLKLFIVDREFAIVPLLGRTDAAPAEALLVYSSSLLDALIALFESEWEKATQFVTSAGALQNASGIDDLDAQILSLSLTGLTDQAIAAQLRGSLRTVQRRVRHLMDVAKVQNRVQLGFQAARLGWLEAERDAPGPHEATATATRRKTVPSVATPSENSPRKL; encoded by the coding sequence ATGCTTTCGGACGTGCTGGGACTAAGCACCGCAGAGTCGGAGACCTACCGCGCGCTCATCTCGGTAGCCTCCGCCACCCCCGCCGAACTCGCCGAGTCCGTCGGCCGCGAAGCCCGCCAGGTCGTGTGCATCCTCGGCGTGCTCGAAGACCGGAGACTCGCCACGCGCAGCCTCGGGGATCCCACTCGATTCGTGGCCTCCCCGCCGGCGGCGGCGCTGCAGGCACTCCTGCGCCAGCGGCAGAACGAGCTCAAGCGGGCGGAACTCGAACTCGACTCCCTCGACAAAATCTACCGCTCGGCGGCCCTCGGGCGCGGCGTCGGTGACGTCATTGATGTGATCCACGGCACCGAGGCCATTCGCGAGCGTGTCGGACAAATACAACTCGGTGCACGGAAGGAGGTCATGAACTTCGTCAAGGCGCCAGTCTTCGTGGTCGGCAACAGGACCGACGGCGCTGTCATCGCGCGCGGTGTCCGTTACCGCGTGGTACTCGAACGCCCGGTGCCCGAGAATGCGATGCTCAATGAGGGAGTCCCGTCGTTCGACGAGATTGCCCGTGCGCGGGCCGCAGGAGAGGAGGTCCGATTCGCCGAGACCGTGCCACTGAAACTCTTCATCGTAGACCGCGAGTTCGCCATTGTTCCACTCCTCGGTCGGACCGATGCAGCACCGGCGGAAGCCCTGCTCGTGTACTCGAGCAGCCTGCTCGACGCGCTGATAGCACTGTTCGAGTCCGAATGGGAGAAGGCGACGCAGTTTGTCACCTCTGCCGGGGCCTTGCAGAACGCGTCCGGCATCGATGATCTGGATGCACAGATCCTCAGCCTGTCGCTGACCGGCCTCACCGACCAAGCGATCGCCGCCCAACTCCGCGGATCCCTGCGAACGGTGCAGCGCCGGGTCCGGCACCTGATGGACGTCGCGAAGGTACAGAATCGCGTACAGCTGGGCTTCCAGGCGGCTCGGCTGGGCTGGCTCGAAGCCGAGCGCGACGCACCCGGACCGCATGAGGCCACCGCGACCGCGACTCGTCGGAAAACGGTGCCGTCCGTCGCCACTCCGTCGGAGAATTCCCCGAGGAAACTGTGA
- a CDS encoding S8 family peptidase has protein sequence MRRFGQRLAVAITGITVLGMVIPTTSANAADPTPAPSAPTTLNQVLPTSVGDSSLLRAAAGTQAKLSLTLMTGDKVQIGVTADGKPVVHEIEQATRPGNESVLFQTITRSGQVYVVPDDVLPLIRADLLDWELFNLGKLAAWAAEGTTGEVPAIAAYTGKTSARTAPTAAGTKAKRVLKSINARSMTIKGNGEWWREVREKNAGKSASAARTVGPLAGVKKVWLNELTKIQLDTSVPQIGAPAAWSRGYDGSNVKVAVLDSGIDATHPDLADRIAEAVDFTGSPTGAVDEHGHGTHVASTIAGTGEASDGLRRGVAPGANLLIGRVCGSDGSCSGDAVIAGMEWAAQSGADVVNMSLGGPASDGTDVLSKAVNKLSLDYGTLFVIAAGNNGPDAKTVGSPGSADEALTVAAVDKSDQMAPFSSRGPRIGDGGAKPDIAAPGVAIAAARAKGTAMGTVVDDYYTSASGTSMATPHMAGAAAIIAQKYPDFSGRQIKALLMATAKDLGHDVYAQGAGRVDVARAIDPKIIPDGNLNFGRFEFPHSSTSKTVTYTNWTDEPITLTLSASASYAGKPTPAGLFTLSADQVTVPAKGSTDVAVTLNAKLAEDAGQYGGYAGALTAKDSTGTTLGTSRISAFLEPIRHDLTIKVIPPAGATDVRYGNALIVPMNEDKLGLYEDPQVAPGGETIKARVFAGTVASALTMTWRDAAGELHRAAPMAPQVQVTGATTVELDLRKAKPIRVNAPESTETYGAAFQIKRASVDGNWGLAAKLGTTYGPGEPNWWALPTSEVSLGTLSFNSQHVLVPPSVTMKVTGNGDSFDLGARYATPDTSIHGGTQGWKEDGRNQVRHVQLTIPRLPTNGQKPVVYAGTGSAEELAKVDAKGALVLVRPTDICTTTCNFTALRERVAAAAAAGAIGVLVAGGTDRVTLESYGTRHYNCENGPDSCPPVEEYAALPIVTVPPAEAATLIRRIEGGATPGVQVELGGNSEVSKSYALAFSTNGRIPASLPHQVLPEELDRVDHRIHADRLGVTSYFGWSRTTDAGPVAVEMDLPKPASQRQLTTWVTRDDHAVDTFELATRHYVGPSVLATGSRPGETQDLALDRKNTINWSTGPSLPGAVPQVRTKSGFTNSVGLPCAGCREADRFWPTMYLTGSGGGRQAVIGMVNETVLFPLLYGIGTCTTCDVRLSNQAGDELEQRLVPLEFAFQLGEPGNAPNLVSGSKR, from the coding sequence ATGAGGCGTTTCGGGCAACGGCTCGCCGTCGCGATCACCGGCATCACGGTCCTCGGGATGGTCATACCGACCACCTCGGCGAATGCTGCCGACCCAACCCCCGCCCCGTCTGCCCCTACCACCCTCAACCAGGTCCTGCCCACTTCGGTCGGCGACAGCAGCCTTCTCCGCGCCGCCGCCGGAACTCAGGCAAAGCTGTCACTGACGCTGATGACCGGCGACAAGGTGCAGATCGGTGTCACCGCGGACGGGAAGCCGGTCGTCCACGAGATCGAGCAGGCAACGCGGCCCGGGAACGAGTCGGTGCTCTTCCAGACCATCACCAGGAGCGGCCAGGTCTACGTCGTACCGGATGACGTGTTGCCGTTGATCCGTGCCGACCTGCTGGACTGGGAGCTCTTCAACCTTGGCAAGCTGGCCGCTTGGGCGGCCGAGGGTACGACCGGTGAGGTCCCGGCTATCGCCGCGTACACCGGAAAGACCAGCGCTCGGACGGCGCCGACCGCCGCCGGTACCAAGGCTAAGCGCGTCCTGAAGAGCATCAACGCCCGCTCGATGACCATCAAGGGCAACGGCGAGTGGTGGCGAGAGGTACGGGAGAAGAACGCCGGCAAGTCCGCCTCCGCCGCTCGGACCGTCGGCCCGCTTGCCGGAGTGAAAAAGGTGTGGCTGAACGAGCTGACGAAGATTCAGCTCGACACGTCCGTACCGCAGATCGGCGCGCCCGCCGCTTGGAGCCGCGGCTATGACGGTTCAAACGTGAAGGTCGCGGTGCTGGACAGTGGCATCGATGCCACCCACCCCGATCTCGCCGACCGGATCGCCGAGGCGGTTGACTTCACCGGCAGCCCGACTGGAGCGGTGGACGAACACGGGCACGGTACCCATGTGGCGTCCACGATCGCCGGCACCGGAGAGGCCTCCGACGGGCTGCGTCGCGGTGTGGCGCCCGGTGCGAATCTGCTCATCGGCAGAGTCTGCGGTTCGGACGGCTCGTGCTCCGGCGACGCGGTCATCGCCGGCATGGAGTGGGCCGCCCAGTCCGGTGCCGATGTGGTGAACATGAGCCTCGGTGGCCCGGCCTCCGACGGAACGGACGTGCTGAGCAAGGCGGTGAACAAGCTCAGCCTTGATTACGGCACCCTGTTCGTCATTGCCGCGGGCAACAACGGCCCGGACGCCAAGACGGTCGGGTCGCCGGGTTCAGCCGACGAGGCGCTGACGGTCGCGGCCGTGGACAAGAGCGACCAGATGGCCCCCTTCTCCAGCCGCGGACCTCGGATCGGGGACGGCGGGGCCAAGCCGGACATCGCGGCTCCGGGCGTCGCCATCGCCGCCGCCCGGGCCAAGGGCACCGCGATGGGCACGGTCGTGGACGACTACTACACGTCCGCCAGTGGCACTTCCATGGCCACGCCCCACATGGCCGGCGCCGCGGCGATCATCGCCCAGAAGTACCCGGACTTCAGCGGGCGGCAAATCAAGGCGCTGCTGATGGCCACCGCCAAGGACCTGGGCCACGACGTGTACGCGCAGGGGGCCGGCCGGGTGGACGTGGCCCGTGCGATCGATCCGAAGATCATCCCGGACGGGAACCTGAACTTCGGCCGCTTCGAGTTCCCGCACTCGTCGACGTCCAAGACGGTCACCTACACCAACTGGACCGACGAGCCGATCACGCTGACGCTCTCCGCCTCGGCCTCCTACGCGGGCAAGCCCACGCCGGCGGGGCTGTTCACGCTCAGCGCCGACCAGGTGACCGTGCCCGCCAAGGGTTCGACCGACGTCGCGGTGACCCTGAACGCCAAGTTGGCAGAGGATGCCGGGCAGTACGGTGGATACGCAGGCGCCCTGACCGCCAAGGACAGCACGGGGACGACGCTGGGAACGTCGCGGATCTCGGCGTTCCTGGAGCCGATCCGTCACGACCTGACCATCAAGGTCATTCCTCCGGCCGGCGCCACCGACGTCCGGTACGGCAACGCGCTGATCGTCCCGATGAACGAGGACAAGCTGGGCCTTTACGAGGACCCGCAGGTGGCACCGGGGGGCGAGACGATCAAGGCCAGGGTCTTCGCCGGTACTGTCGCGTCGGCGCTCACGATGACGTGGCGGGACGCGGCCGGTGAGCTGCACAGGGCCGCACCGATGGCACCGCAGGTGCAGGTCACCGGGGCGACCACGGTGGAGCTGGACTTGCGGAAGGCCAAGCCGATCAGAGTGAACGCCCCGGAGTCGACGGAGACATACGGCGCGGCCTTCCAGATCAAGCGGGCCTCTGTGGACGGCAATTGGGGGCTTGCCGCAAAGCTCGGCACCACCTACGGTCCCGGTGAACCTAACTGGTGGGCACTGCCGACCAGCGAGGTGAGCCTCGGCACGCTCTCCTTCAACAGCCAGCATGTCCTGGTACCGCCGTCAGTAACGATGAAGGTCACGGGCAACGGTGACTCCTTCGACCTCGGCGCCCGCTACGCGACGCCGGACACCTCCATCCACGGCGGGACCCAGGGATGGAAGGAAGACGGAAGGAACCAGGTCCGCCACGTGCAGTTGACGATCCCTCGACTGCCCACCAATGGTCAGAAGCCCGTGGTCTACGCGGGCACCGGCTCGGCCGAGGAGCTCGCCAAGGTCGACGCCAAGGGCGCGCTGGTGCTGGTGCGGCCGACCGACATCTGCACGACGACCTGCAACTTCACCGCACTCCGTGAGCGAGTGGCCGCGGCTGCCGCGGCGGGTGCGATCGGGGTGCTGGTGGCCGGCGGGACCGACCGGGTCACCCTGGAGTCGTACGGGACCCGGCACTACAACTGCGAGAACGGTCCGGACAGCTGCCCGCCGGTCGAGGAGTACGCGGCGTTGCCGATCGTGACCGTACCCCCGGCCGAGGCCGCCACGCTGATCCGGCGGATCGAGGGCGGGGCGACGCCCGGCGTCCAGGTCGAACTCGGCGGCAACAGCGAGGTGTCGAAGAGCTACGCGCTGGCGTTCAGCACCAACGGTCGGATCCCCGCCAGCCTGCCGCACCAGGTCCTGCCCGAGGAGCTCGACCGTGTCGACCACCGTATCCACGCCGACCGGCTCGGGGTGACTTCCTACTTCGGCTGGAGCCGGACCACCGACGCCGGCCCGGTTGCAGTGGAGATGGACCTGCCCAAGCCGGCCAGCCAACGGCAGCTCACCACGTGGGTCACGCGGGACGACCACGCGGTCGACACATTTGAGCTGGCCACCAGGCATTACGTCGGGCCGTCCGTGCTGGCGACTGGATCGCGCCCGGGCGAAACCCAGGACCTGGCGCTCGACAGGAAGAACACGATCAACTGGAGCACGGGCCCGTCCCTGCCCGGCGCGGTGCCCCAGGTCCGCACCAAGTCGGGCTTCACCAACAGCGTCGGCCTGCCGTGCGCCGGCTGCCGGGAGGCCGACCGATTCTGGCCGACCATGTACCTGACCGGCAGCGGAGGCGGCCGGCAGGCCGTGATCGGCATGGTCAACGAAACGGTCTTGTTCCCGCTCCTCTACGGGATAGGGACCTGTACCACCTGTGACGTCCGCCTTTCCAACCAGGCCGGCGACGAACTCGAGCAACGGCTCGTACCCCTCGAGTTCGCCTTCCAGCTCGGCGAGCCCGGCAACGCGCCGAACCTGGTGTCGGGGAGCAAGCGGTGA
- a CDS encoding S8 family peptidase has translation MDNSTFARCQLAPCGRRSPRRPGPGLRTVARPHVSKASVTKLVEYGYDDAHRPAVPLMATFAGKPGKAGKALRQAAPAGSVKADELPSANAVALRASKKKAATFWEAVDYDGAATTAPKLAHGIKKLWLDRPVQVTLDQSVPQIGAPEAWAAGYDGTGTKVAVLETGIDPNHPDVAGRVKQAQNFTDDPDAVDHHGHGTHVASTVVGSGAASGGAFKGVAPGADLYIGKVLNSGGSGPQSGVIAGMEWAVAQGADDFDLAFALQTGATPDIDGVEVEVSTDDGATWSPATVKTKTDGNYKVSVRNPSSGHVSLRVEAQDANGSKIEQTLIRAYAVR, from the coding sequence GTGGACAACAGCACCTTCGCCCGTTGCCAGTTAGCCCCATGCGGGCGCCGCAGCCCGCGCCGGCCGGGGCCTGGTCTGCGAACCGTCGCCCGGCCCCACGTCAGCAAGGCTTCTGTCACCAAGCTGGTCGAGTACGGCTACGACGACGCGCACCGCCCCGCCGTGCCGCTGATGGCGACCTTCGCGGGCAAGCCGGGCAAGGCGGGCAAGGCCCTCAGGCAGGCCGCGCCGGCCGGTTCGGTGAAGGCCGACGAGCTGCCCAGCGCCAACGCGGTGGCGCTGCGCGCGAGCAAGAAGAAGGCGGCAACGTTCTGGGAGGCGGTCGACTACGACGGCGCCGCGACGACCGCGCCGAAGCTTGCCCACGGCATCAAGAAGCTCTGGCTCGACCGGCCGGTGCAGGTGACGCTGGATCAGAGCGTCCCGCAGATCGGCGCGCCGGAGGCGTGGGCGGCCGGCTACGACGGCACCGGCACCAAGGTGGCCGTCCTCGAGACCGGTATCGACCCGAACCACCCTGATGTGGCGGGGCGGGTGAAGCAGGCACAGAACTTCACCGACGACCCCGATGCGGTCGACCACCACGGTCACGGCACGCATGTCGCCTCGACCGTCGTCGGCTCGGGTGCCGCGTCGGGCGGCGCATTCAAGGGGGTGGCGCCGGGCGCCGACCTGTACATCGGCAAGGTGCTCAACAGCGGCGGCAGTGGCCCCCAGTCGGGGGTCATCGCCGGCATGGAGTGGGCAGTCGCCCAGGGCGCGGACGACTTCGATCTGGCGTTCGCGCTCCAGACCGGCGCCACCCCGGACATCGACGGGGTCGAGGTGGAGGTGTCCACCGACGACGGTGCCACCTGGAGCCCCGCGACGGTAAAGACCAAGACCGACGGCAACTACAAGGTGTCCGTCCGCAATCCGTCATCGGGCCATGTGTCGCTGCGCGTCGAGGCACAGGACGCCAACGGCAGCAAGATCGAGCAGACCCTGATCAGGGCCTACGCCGTGCGCTGA